CCATACAAGGGAGTCTTCGTGAAAGGTGAAGATGGCGTATGGGTTATGAAAACTGATTAGTCATCGGTCCGTCCCGTGTCGCGGCCGTCAAGAAAAACCGGGTGCGACACGAGGATACCCCAGCCTTTCCCCATGCGCAGACACCACCCTCCTGGAGCCTTCGGGCAGATGACCTCTCCCCGAATATCTGACCGGTTAAAAGTCGAGATGACCGCCAGCCGTCTTGCCCTAGATTTAGCGACCACCTTAGAACGAGTCCTTAGTGAGACCTTCAGTTCACTGAGGCCCACACTGGGGCGCAGACGATGGGGCGCGACGTAGCGGAAGTACCAGCCAGACGGCCTGTGGAGCAGGAAGGAAGGCGCTCTATGTACCGTCATCCTGGCCCTCTGTTTTGTACCAGACGCAGCCAAGATAGCGTAACCATCTTAGAAACAAAAAAATGGTGGCTACGGGTGGATTTGAACCACCGACCCTCGCATTATGAGTGCGATGCTCTGACCAACTGAGCTACGTAGCCACGATACTGCGGAAGCGGGATTCTCCAACCGATGGCGAGGCATGTCAAGTCACGTCTCGGCGCGGGGTTTCCCGGCCATCGCCGTGCCGCGGGGTCGGTGGCTGCGGCCCGAACAGCCACATCGCCACCGAACACCCGCGACAGGGCGGCCATCAGGCGCTAGCGGCGGTCTTCCAGACTGCCCATGCCCTCGCGGTGCGAGCGCTCGGCGTTCTGCCTGTCGCGCTCCTTCTCCGCCTGCTCGGAGACCTCATCGGCGATGTCACCGGGGGTGGTGCAACCAGCCACGGCCCCC
This genomic interval from Aquisalimonas asiatica contains the following:
- a CDS encoding DUF6538 domain-containing protein: MTVHRAPSFLLHRPSGWYFRYVAPHRLRPSVGLSELKVSLRTRSKVVAKSRARRLAVISTFNRSDIRGEVICPKAPGGWCLRMGKGWGILVSHPVFLDGRDTGRTDD